The following coding sequences lie in one Pseudoxanthomonas sp. SE1 genomic window:
- a CDS encoding N-acetylmuramoyl-L-alanine amidase, protein MRKINLVLVHCSATPAAMDVGVREIRAWHTLPPPKGNGWADIGYHFVIRRDGTVETGRPIAQAGAHAAGHNAHSIGVCLVGGVDTGGPKGLAVNNFTAAQFKSLKKLLVQLQKDHPGVTRILGHRDVQPGKACPSFSVRDWLAANGFGTPAWT, encoded by the coding sequence ATGCGAAAGATCAACCTAGTTCTGGTCCACTGTTCGGCCACGCCCGCTGCGATGGACGTCGGTGTGCGCGAGATCCGCGCCTGGCACACGCTGCCGCCACCGAAGGGCAACGGATGGGCCGATATCGGCTATCACTTCGTGATCCGCCGCGACGGCACGGTGGAGACCGGCCGCCCGATCGCGCAGGCCGGTGCGCACGCTGCAGGCCACAACGCACATTCGATCGGCGTCTGCCTGGTCGGCGGCGTCGACACCGGCGGGCCGAAAGGCCTGGCGGTGAACAACTTCACCGCGGCGCAGTTCAAGTCGCTGAAGAAGCTGCTGGTGCAGCTGCAGAAGGACCATCCCGGCGTCACGCGGATCCTGGGCCACCGTGACGTGCAGCCCGGCAAGGCATGCCCTTCCTTCAGCGTGCGCGATTGGCTGGCCGCCAATGGCTTCGGCACGCCGGCGTGGACCTGA
- a CDS encoding tape measure protein, with translation MANATETLTIVLKADGTGLTGTLTTGAGNVRKFGDALDRTGKQATETGQRTRKAGGDVDEYARAAGRAKRETEGMERSMGGLRATLAGLGITLSVRELGRMADTYTDIRGKISQVTQGLDEQRRVGQQLLQISNQTYQDLDATVTLYNRGYAALERYGVSQAKVAELTRTINQGLLVSRATTAESASAVLQLSQALGAGALRGEEFNAVNEAAPRLMKALAESIGVPRGELKKLAEEGALTTDVLLRAWTGDNARRIADEASQVPLTISRAWQVLRNNLMVYVGEADQAAGASRLIAVSLGTLAENLGTVIGLVVKFAAVAAVFYAGGKLQAGLKFLQALWIAQSTVVNTAMISVVGLQGATTRLTVAQTAAAIASRGLAAALTFLSANPILLLVSAVTLLVAWLWQSDDAAKAATDSLRQGFSEARRSLEEFNRAPSIDAALSLSEAKVGEAIDGIKAKLAELADAQQDLSDRSMRSVARFGFADPSIAAEVARNASAIESYNRQLTELQLGSDLAAKNVTGLVLASADLTAASPKLRAELMGVSQQLSEGRILLVDAIPQWQSIIERFYGAEVAARVAASSIREVGASAAESAKLVDQATKNIQNAYIQLAGVQGGEEAAIRRRVGYQITNQAATGKPFDQQQLAEIGRAMQAEIEVTKQLAKAREAAAEARKQETGAVRDAARVTREKTRDDAAAAQATRALNDLVRDQQAVYAGPVQKAANEYAAALERIDKVQADLIKHNRLDADAQRQLQAAREEAKVAHERRLEMAQREQAAIDRNVDVVGSLVEEYQRETRAVGLSARERAIAEGMLKAETRARELHAQGLRDTIDLTEQERAQLRELYGSAVDARNWLELQKDISDEYRNAWLRSIESVADAFTDFIMSGMRDFKSLGASLKNIAKQLVGDLVRTFLQQKIVIPIQAQISQAFANGNNGTGGFLQSIMGMFGGGNQGGGNMLQSIMGMFGGNGFSAGGKGNWLSNIGSLFGGGSAQGGGNWMSAIGSLFGGSGAASAASTAGGTWGGLVGMANASTGVSGASGAAAGGASGMASAIPIIGWIIAGMMKNAELFDQGWDINNGESWAGKVATLGAVGNADKLFRSLGFSDKISSILSGSSIHAKLFGRKKPQIQAQGITGSYGFDGFSGQAYADIKQKGGLFRSSKYWTEYAGLDNEVDRAFDGAIRAVKGGALSVAKQLGVDISKQLAGVRVNIGKIKLDADPEKAQQQIEAEIAKMVESLSASSVRALGFGRLLDNENKASDIMTALSAAITLVTGSAEELGRSLQGWEMENVARAVEYFKKLAAENGTSLGSEIERVTTLLGNYAGLMSGVETELRTSGLNNWQRAALDIELTYRDQIKAANDYARALGLSGARAEDLAKIEQLRAMNMAGLQRQMEEERNSLLGDLSLSQYSPMTDAEKLQEAMQQLQAAAAAGDMSKVSSLSQTALGLGRNLYASGADYNALYSQVTGLIEGMGVPELDMDDGTTMGDLADELRALPDGIAAALFALLYNPVAPAPPTGGNAPVSNTTGNPNAGNGGTNTVTNDLLRDIRDRLGGGLTRNELGLLEMLR, from the coding sequence GTGGCCAACGCGACCGAAACCCTGACCATCGTCCTGAAGGCGGACGGCACGGGCCTGACCGGTACGCTGACCACGGGCGCCGGCAACGTCCGCAAGTTCGGCGACGCGCTGGACCGCACGGGCAAGCAGGCGACGGAGACAGGGCAGCGCACGCGCAAGGCGGGCGGGGACGTGGACGAATACGCCCGCGCCGCTGGCCGGGCGAAGCGCGAGACCGAAGGCATGGAACGGTCCATGGGCGGCCTGCGCGCCACCCTCGCCGGCCTGGGCATCACCCTTTCCGTGCGCGAGCTCGGCCGCATGGCCGATACCTACACCGACATCCGCGGCAAGATCAGCCAGGTCACGCAGGGCCTGGACGAACAGCGCCGTGTGGGCCAGCAGCTGCTGCAGATCTCCAACCAGACCTACCAGGACCTGGACGCCACGGTGACGCTGTACAACCGCGGCTATGCGGCCCTGGAGCGCTACGGCGTCAGCCAGGCCAAGGTCGCGGAACTGACCCGCACCATCAACCAGGGCCTGCTGGTCTCCCGTGCAACCACCGCGGAGAGCGCCAGCGCGGTCCTGCAACTGTCCCAGGCGCTGGGCGCCGGCGCGCTGCGGGGCGAAGAGTTCAACGCCGTGAACGAAGCCGCGCCCCGCCTGATGAAGGCGCTGGCCGAATCGATCGGCGTACCACGCGGGGAACTGAAGAAGCTGGCCGAGGAAGGCGCTCTGACCACCGACGTGCTGCTGCGCGCGTGGACCGGCGACAACGCCCGCCGCATCGCCGACGAAGCGTCGCAGGTGCCGCTGACGATCAGCCGCGCCTGGCAGGTGCTGCGCAACAACCTGATGGTGTACGTGGGTGAAGCCGATCAGGCAGCCGGCGCGTCGCGCCTGATCGCGGTTTCCCTGGGCACGCTGGCCGAAAACCTGGGCACGGTCATCGGCCTGGTGGTCAAGTTCGCCGCCGTCGCCGCCGTCTTCTACGCCGGCGGCAAGCTGCAGGCGGGGCTGAAGTTCCTGCAGGCGCTGTGGATCGCGCAAAGCACCGTGGTGAACACGGCCATGATCAGCGTCGTTGGCCTGCAGGGTGCCACCACCCGCCTGACGGTCGCGCAGACCGCTGCCGCGATCGCATCGCGTGGCCTGGCCGCCGCCCTCACCTTCCTGTCCGCCAACCCCATCCTGCTGCTGGTGTCGGCCGTGACGCTGCTGGTGGCCTGGCTGTGGCAGAGCGATGACGCCGCCAAGGCCGCCACGGATTCGCTGCGCCAGGGCTTCAGCGAGGCGCGCCGTTCGCTCGAGGAGTTCAACCGCGCGCCGTCCATCGATGCGGCCCTGTCGCTGTCGGAAGCCAAGGTGGGCGAAGCGATCGATGGCATCAAGGCCAAGCTGGCCGAGCTCGCCGACGCGCAGCAGGACCTGTCAGACCGCAGCATGCGTTCCGTTGCGCGCTTCGGCTTCGCGGATCCGTCCATCGCCGCGGAAGTGGCGCGCAACGCGTCCGCCATCGAGAGCTACAACCGCCAGCTGACCGAACTGCAGCTGGGCAGCGACCTGGCCGCGAAGAACGTCACCGGGCTGGTGCTGGCCAGCGCCGACCTTACGGCTGCATCCCCCAAACTGCGCGCCGAACTGATGGGCGTTTCCCAGCAGCTGAGCGAAGGCCGGATCCTGCTGGTCGACGCGATTCCGCAGTGGCAGTCGATCATCGAACGGTTCTATGGCGCCGAAGTCGCCGCGCGCGTGGCCGCCAGCAGCATCCGCGAAGTCGGCGCGTCTGCGGCCGAATCGGCCAAGCTGGTCGACCAGGCCACGAAGAACATCCAGAACGCCTACATCCAGCTGGCCGGAGTGCAGGGCGGCGAGGAAGCCGCCATCCGCCGCCGCGTCGGGTATCAGATCACCAACCAGGCCGCCACCGGCAAGCCATTCGACCAGCAGCAGCTGGCCGAGATCGGCCGCGCGATGCAGGCCGAGATCGAAGTGACGAAACAGCTGGCCAAGGCGCGCGAAGCGGCCGCCGAAGCCCGCAAGCAGGAGACCGGCGCGGTGCGCGACGCGGCCAGGGTGACGCGCGAGAAAACCCGCGACGACGCCGCGGCCGCCCAGGCCACGCGTGCCCTGAATGACCTGGTGCGCGACCAGCAGGCGGTCTATGCCGGGCCGGTCCAGAAGGCGGCCAACGAATACGCCGCCGCCCTGGAGCGCATCGACAAGGTCCAGGCGGATCTGATCAAGCACAACCGCCTGGACGCGGACGCCCAGCGCCAGCTGCAGGCGGCGCGCGAGGAAGCGAAGGTGGCGCACGAACGGCGCCTGGAGATGGCGCAGCGCGAGCAGGCGGCCATCGATCGCAACGTGGACGTGGTGGGTTCCCTGGTCGAGGAATACCAGCGTGAGACGCGCGCCGTTGGCCTGAGCGCGCGCGAACGCGCGATCGCCGAAGGCATGCTGAAGGCCGAGACCCGGGCCCGCGAGCTCCACGCCCAGGGCCTGCGCGACACCATCGACCTGACCGAACAGGAGCGCGCCCAGCTGCGCGAGCTCTACGGCTCGGCGGTCGACGCGCGCAACTGGCTGGAACTGCAGAAGGACATTTCCGACGAATACCGCAACGCCTGGCTGCGGTCGATCGAATCGGTGGCCGACGCGTTCACCGACTTCATCATGTCGGGCATGCGCGACTTCAAGTCGCTGGGCGCTTCGCTGAAGAACATCGCCAAGCAGCTGGTGGGCGACCTGGTGCGCACCTTCCTGCAGCAGAAGATCGTGATCCCGATCCAGGCGCAGATCTCCCAGGCCTTCGCCAACGGCAACAACGGCACCGGCGGCTTCCTGCAGTCGATCATGGGCATGTTCGGCGGCGGCAACCAGGGCGGCGGCAACATGCTGCAGTCGATCATGGGCATGTTCGGCGGTAATGGCTTTTCCGCCGGCGGAAAGGGCAACTGGCTGTCGAACATCGGCAGCCTGTTCGGCGGCGGCAGCGCCCAGGGCGGCGGCAACTGGATGTCGGCCATCGGCAGCCTGTTCGGCGGATCCGGCGCAGCGAGCGCGGCCAGCACGGCGGGCGGCACGTGGGGCGGCCTGGTCGGCATGGCGAACGCTTCCACGGGCGTCAGCGGCGCCAGCGGCGCGGCCGCCGGCGGCGCCAGCGGCATGGCGTCCGCCATCCCGATCATCGGCTGGATCATCGCCGGCATGATGAAGAACGCCGAACTGTTCGATCAGGGCTGGGATATCAACAACGGCGAAAGCTGGGCGGGCAAGGTGGCCACGCTGGGCGCTGTCGGCAACGCCGATAAGCTGTTCCGCTCGCTGGGGTTCAGCGACAAGATTTCGTCCATCCTTTCGGGTTCGTCCATTCACGCCAAGCTGTTCGGCCGGAAGAAGCCGCAGATCCAGGCCCAGGGCATCACCGGCAGCTACGGCTTCGACGGCTTCAGTGGCCAGGCCTACGCCGACATCAAGCAAAAGGGCGGACTCTTCCGCTCTTCGAAGTACTGGACCGAATACGCCGGCCTGGACAATGAAGTGGATCGCGCCTTCGACGGCGCCATTCGCGCGGTGAAGGGCGGCGCGCTGTCGGTGGCCAAGCAGCTGGGCGTGGACATCAGCAAGCAGCTGGCGGGCGTGCGGGTGAACATCGGCAAGATCAAGCTGGACGCGGATCCGGAGAAGGCTCAGCAGCAGATCGAAGCCGAGATCGCCAAGATGGTGGAAAGCCTGTCCGCGTCGTCGGTGCGCGCCCTGGGCTTCGGCCGCCTGCTGGACAACGAAAACAAGGCCAGCGACATCATGACCGCACTGTCTGCGGCCATCACCCTGGTGACCGGCAGCGCGGAAGAATTGGGGCGTTCCCTGCAGGGCTGGGAAATGGAGAACGTGGCCCGGGCGGTGGAGTACTTCAAGAAGCTGGCCGCGGAGAACGGCACCAGCCTGGGCAGCGAGATCGAGCGCGTGACCACGCTGCTGGGCAACTACGCCGGACTGATGTCGGGGGTCGAAACCGAACTGCGCACGTCCGGCTTGAACAACTGGCAGCGCGCTGCGCTGGATATCGAACTGACCTACCGCGATCAGATCAAGGCGGCCAACGATTACGCCCGCGCCCTGGGCCTGTCGGGCGCCCGTGCCGAAGACCTGGCCAAGATCGAACAACTGCGCGCCATGAACATGGCTGGCCTGCAGCGGCAGATGGAGGAAGAGCGCAACAGCCTACTGGGCGATCTATCGCTGAGCCAGTACTCCCCGATGACGGACGCCGAAAAGCTGCAGGAGGCCATGCAGCAGCTGCAGGCGGCGGCCGCCGCCGGCGATATGTCCAAGGTGTCGTCCCTGTCGCAGACCGCGCTGGGCCTGGGCCGCAACCTGTACGCGAGTGGCGCCGACTACAACGCGCTCTATAGCCAGGTAACTGGCCTGATCGAAGGCATGGGCGTGCCCGAACTGGACATGGACGACGGCACCACCATGGGCGACCTGGCGGACGAACTGCGCGCCCTTCCTGATGGCATCGCTGCAGCGCTGTTCGCGCTGCTATACAACCCGGTGGCGCCGGCGCCGCCGACTGGTGGCAACGCGCCAGTGTCCAACACCACGGGCAACCCGAACGCGGGCAACGGCGGGACCAACACGGTCACAAACGACCTGCTGCGCGACATCCGTGATCGCCTTGGCGGCGGGCTTACGCGCAACGAATTGGGCCTGCTGGAGATGTTGCGCTGA
- a CDS encoding DUF1799 domain-containing protein: MGEEVARVRCGGGGRFFKGFSSRALRRENLASAALAWLDALPDEGSDDEFAEELAEMGVSQDAIDDARDLADQVNSNDGERVVTLWKENVPAYSVFTHCRWRTQMVAGAAGAVRIYEGIDAAEIASVCDLLGIDMKLRPDVLWGVRVMEEVAAPVFNRRME, from the coding sequence ATGGGTGAAGAAGTCGCCCGAGTGCGTTGCGGCGGGGGCGGTCGCTTTTTTAAAGGCTTTTCGTCCCGAGCGCTACGACGAGAAAACCTCGCGTCGGCAGCGCTCGCGTGGCTAGACGCGCTGCCTGACGAAGGCAGCGATGACGAGTTCGCCGAAGAACTGGCGGAGATGGGGGTAAGCCAGGACGCGATCGATGACGCGCGCGACCTGGCCGACCAGGTCAACAGCAACGACGGCGAACGCGTGGTGACGCTGTGGAAGGAGAACGTCCCCGCCTACAGCGTCTTTACCCACTGCCGATGGCGCACGCAGATGGTCGCGGGCGCCGCCGGCGCGGTGCGGATCTACGAAGGCATCGATGCCGCGGAGATCGCCAGCGTGTGCGACCTGCTGGGCATCGACATGAAGCTGCGTCCGGACGTGCTTTGGGGCGTCCGCGTCATGGAGGAAGTCGCCGCACCCGTCTTTAACCGCCGAATGGAGTAG